ATGACCAAAATGTTGTCAGGCAAGGCGGAGAAAGCGACGACTTTGGCGGGGTATGGCATTACCGATGGCGCGCCATCTTCTGCGGTGGGAAACTTTAAGGCGCGGGTATTTCTATCCGCTGCGTCAGGCACGGCATTGAGACTTAGCCCTGCGCAGTCGGGTGGCATATTTGAGCTATTTGATTCTACCGCTTTCACAGTTACGCTTCCCAGCCCTGTGGTGGATAATCAGGTATTCAGTTTTTTCAATGCCAGCGGGGCAACGGCCCATTCTATTCAAACAATAGGCGGGGCGATCTATAACAAGGGCATAGCATCGCCATCGATTAGTCTGCCCCCCAGTTCGGCTGTGATGCTGATCAGCGATTGCAGTAATTGGACAGTGTTGTTTATCAGCGCCACCACGTTGGCTGGTTATGGCATTACCGATGCAACTAGCAAAGATGCCAACAATCGTTCTTGGGCTAATGCTTTCCGGGCAAATAAAGGCACGCCTGTCAATGATGATGCGGCACTAGGCTTTGCTTTTGGTTTGGATGGAGATACTGGTTTATTTGCAGATACCTCCGGCTCGAATGCCAATACAGGCACCAATAATCTCAGTCTGTATATCGATTCCAGCAAAGTTTTTAATGTCTATCGAAATGGCAGCATTTGGACACCTGCGTATGGCGCATTGGAGGACAAGTTCGCCTCAAAGGCCGATCTGAAAACGGCCATCGACAATGTGGTCGCGGGCGCGCCGGGGGCATTGAACACCTTACAGGAGCTGGCGGCTGCGTTAGGCAATGATCAGAACTTCGCAGGTACTATCACCAATTCCTTGGGGAGTAAGGCGGACAAGGCCACGACGTTGGCGGGCTATGGCATTAGCGATGGTGCGAGCAAGTCTGATCTGAAAACTGCGATTGATGGCGTAGTTTCAGGCGCACCGGGCGCATTGAATACCTTGCAGGAATTGGCAGCTGCGCTGGGGAATGACGCCAATTATGCGGCGTCTATGACCAAACTGTTGTCTGGCAAGGCGGACAAAGCTACAACGCTTGCAGGCTATGGCATCACCGACGCTACCAGCGCGGATGCTAATAATCGTTCTTGGGCTAGTGCTTTTCGAGCGAAAAAGGGCCTGCCTAATGGAGATGAATCCCGGACCGGATTCGCCTTCGAAGCAGATGGCGATACCGGTCTATTTGCCGATGGTTCAGGGGTTTCTGGCAGTAGCGCGTTAAGCATGCATATTGATAGCAGCAAGGTTTTTCAAGTGAGCCGAGCCGGTCAAATATGGTCTTCCGCTTATGGCGCTTTAGAGGATAAGTTTGCCGCTAAATCCTCCACTCTAGCTGGATATGGCATTACTAATGCGTTCACCAAAGATGAAGGGGCTAAAGTCAATGGCGATGTTGGGCGAGTATTTTCTGTAGCTGCAGGAGCGCAGGGTGAGCATGCGGTACAACTTTCACAGCTGTACAGTTCGCGGAACAAGATTATTAATGGGGCAATGAGAATCGATCAGCGGCTGGCAGGGCAGATGCTGACACCAACAGGTACGCAGTCTTATATTGTTGATCGTTGGAGATTTAACTATAGCCAGCCTGGTAAATTGACATTCCAACAAAACTTGAACGCCATCGTTCCTCCGGCTGGTTTTACACACTACTTGGGTGTGACAGCTAATACTGCTAGCGCACTTTTAGAAACGGATTACTTGTCGCTTGTGCAGGTGATTGAGGGGAATAATGTGTCGGATCTGGCATGGGGGGGGGTAGGAGCTCAGCCGATTTCTTTGCAATTTTATGTATATGCCTCATTGACGGGGAAGTTTTCCGGGGCGCTGGTAAATGCCGATGGAAGCCGATCTTATGTGTTTACTTATACGATCTCTCAGGCAAAAGCCTGGACATTGATCAAGCTGGCCAATATTCCTGGAGATGTTGCCGGAAGTTGGTCTATGAAGGGGGCGGGTGCCGGACTGAATCTGGTATTTAACTTGGGGGCCGGGGTAGGTTATCAGGGGATAGAAAATTCCTGGAATGCGGGGAATAAAATGGCCTCTGCTGGAGTGGTGAATCTTGTGAATACGGCTGGGGCGATTTTTTGTGTGACAGGCGTTCAACTTGAAAAGGGAGTTGCCTGCACGCCTTACGAGCATCTTTTATATGGGCATGAGATTTCGCTTTGTCAGCGATATTTTGAGATTATGGGGAGTGGGGCTATTTATCAATATGGGGTGGGAGGGTTCAATGGTAGTAACACTGTGTATGTTGGCATGCAGTGGAAAATAAGGAAGCGAGTCGCTCCCTCTGTTATGGCCTCGGCAGCGAGTAGCTTCACTATATGGTCCTTCGCTACTAGTAATGTTGCTCCTTTGAAACTTGAATTTGCTCCGACGGTAGATGGAACGTTGATATCATTAGCTATATCAGGGGGGTGGGTGGGCAGGCAGCTTTGCTGGAGGATGGGACGGCGGGTGGCGGCACTGGTGGGTCGTGGATTGCAGCAGATGCCGAACTGTGAGAATTCTACAACTTAAGGATAAACCATGGCCCAGTATAAATTAACGGCTAGACCGGACATAGTTCTAAATATGGAAACGGGGGCAACGATTCCAGAGGGTGTTTGGCTTTGGAATCAATATCAGGACTGGCTTGCAGCTGGCAATACGCCATTGCCTGTGGATCTGCCAGACAGAGGGCTGTTAGCGAGTCAAGTTCGCGTTCAGCGAGATTCTCATCTATTCGCAACAGAATGGTTAGTCCAGCGCCATCGCGATGAAATTGACCTGGGTCGCCCTGCCACGCTTAATCAAGAGACGTTTAACCAACTGATGGCGTATCGCCAAGCCTTGCGCGATGTGCCGTTGCAAACAGGTTTTCCTGAACGAGTGGATTGGCCCAAGGTTCCGTCCTGTCATGGAATGAATTAGGTCCAGGATTTGAAGGATATTGGTTTGCGAAGAGTGGGTGGTAGTGTCGAGGTGTCCTCTCAGAGCCCTCTCCCGGAGGAGAGGGCTTGGAGGCGCGGTGTTCGCGCCATTGCTTGGAGTGGTTTCTCTATATTGCCAAGCGTGGCGCGAGGGCATGGCGGATTAGCTTAAGGCTTACTCGCCTCCCACCCGCCGCCCAGCGCCTTGTAGACGCTGATGGTGGCGTTGAGGCGGTCCAGCTTGGCGCTCACCAGGTTGAGCTGGGCCTGGAAGCTGCTGCGCTGCGCGTCCAGCACGTCCAGATAGCTGGCGTAGCCGTTGTCGTAGCGCAGGCCGGCCAGTTTGAGCGCGCGGTCCACAGCGTTCAGCTGGGTGGTTTGCGCGGCGACGATGTCGCGGGAGGTGCTGTTGGCGGCGAGCGCGTCCAGCGCGTCCTTGAACGCCGTTTGCACCGTCTTCTGGTATTGCGCCAGCGCCTGCTTCTGGACGGCGCTGGCGGCGTCCACGTTGTAGCCGGTGGCGCCGAAGTTGAAGATGGGCGCGGCGGCGTTGCCGGCGAAGCTCCAGGTGCGGGTGGCGCTGGTGAACAGGCTGTCCAGCGACAGGCTTTGCGACCCCAGCGCGCCGGTCAGGCTGATGCTGGGGAAGTAAGCCGCCTTGGCCACGCCGATGCGGGCGTTGGCGGCGATCAACTGCTGCTCGCTGGACGCCACGTCCGGCCGGCGCTCCAGCAGGCTGGAGGGCAGGTTGGCCGGCACGTCCGGCGGCGTGGCCAGGCTGTTGATGTCCTTGCCGCGTTGCAGATTGCCATCCGCCAGCTGCTTGGGGCTATGGCCCAGCAGCACGCCCAGCGCTGTTTCGGTCTGCTCCAGCGAGCGGGCGATCTGCGGCACGGAAGCGCGCGCCGCTGCGGCTTCGGCTTCGGCCTGGCGCTGTTCCAGCTCGGAGATCAGGCCGCCGTGAAAGCGCTTGGTTTGCAGGCGCAGCGATTCCTCGCGGCTTTGCAGCGTGCGCTTGGCGATGTCCAGCTGGGCGTCGAAGGCGCGCAGCTGGAAGTAGGTCTGCGCCACTTGCGCGCTCAGGGCCAACTGGGCCGCGTCGCGGTCGTAGCGGCTGGCCGCGTAGCTGGCGCGGGCCGCTTCGTTGCTGCGGCGCAGCTTGCCCCACAGGTCCAGCTCCCACGCCGCCGTCAGGTTGGCGACGCGGACATCGTTGACCAGCGGCGCGCCGGGGCTGGCCAGCTGGCTGGAGCTGCGGCCGCTCTGGTAGCCGGCGTTGGCGTTAAGCGCCGGCAGCAGCGCGGCGCGGGCGATGCCAGCCTGGGCGGCGGCTTGCTCGACGCGGGCGGCGGCCAGTTGCAGGTCGGCGTTGTTTTTCAGCGCCTCGGCGATCAGCTGGTTCAGCGTAGCGTCGTCGAAGCGCTGCCACCAGTCGGCGCTGAGCGCCGGGTTTGGCGCGCCGGCCTGGGCGGCCGGCAGCTCGACCTTGGGCCGGCTGTAGTCGGGGCCCACCGCGCAGGCCGACAGCGCCAGCGCGACGGCGGCGGGTATCAGGGCGCGCTTAAGCATCTGCGTTTCCTCCGGCCTCGGCGTTTTGCTGAGGCTTGTTCTGTTTGCTGAGCTTCATGATCAGAATGAAGAACAGCGGAATGAAGAAGGTGGCGATGAAGGTGGCCGACAGCATGCCGCCGATCACGCCGGTGCCGATGGAGTGTCGGCTGGCGGAGCCGGCGCCGCTGGAAATGGCCAGCGGCACGCAACCCAGCACAAAGGCGAGCGAGGTCATCACGATGGGGCGGAAGCGCAGGCGGGCCGCTTCCAGCGCGGCATCCATCGCATCCAGCCCTTCTTCCATCTTTTGCACCGCGAACTCCACGATCAGGATGGCGTTCTTGGCCGACAGGCCGATCAGGGTCACCAGCGCCACCTGGAAGTACACGTCGTTGGCCAGGCCGCGCAGCCAGTTGGCCATCAGCGCGCCGAACACGGCGAAGGGCACCGCCATCAGCACCGAGATCGGCAGACTCCAGCGTTCGTATTGCGCCGCCAGGATCAGGAACACCATGATCATGCCGAAGCCGAACACCAGGGCGGATGAGCCGCTGGTGGATTTCTCCTGGAAGGCCGAGCCGGTCCAGGCCAGGGTATAGCCCTCGGGCAGCGTTTCGCGCGCCGCGTCTTCCAGCGCCGCCAAGGCCTGGCCCGAGCTATAGCCCGGCGCCGGGCCGCCCACCACCTTGGCCGCCGGGAACACGTTGAAGCGTTCCAGGGTTTCCGGACCGGTGGTCTGCTCGATGTTCACCAGCGCAGTCAGCGGGATCATCTGGCCGGCTTGCGAACGCACGTAGACATTGCGCAGATCGTCCACCTTGGTGCGGAACGGCGCTTCAGACTGCAGCTGCACGCGGAAGGTGCGGCCGAACTTGTTGAAGTCGTTCACGTACAGCGCGCCGAAGGTGCTCTGCATGGTGTCGAACACGCTGTTCACCGGCACGCCCAGCGCCTTGGCCTTGCTGCGGTCCAGCTTGACGAAGACCTGCGGTACGCTGGCGGAGAAGGTGGTTTGCACCCCCTTCAGTTCCGGGCGCTTGGCGGCGGCGGCCACCAGTTTCTTGGTGATCTCGCCCAGCTCGGCCGGCGTGCGGCCGGCGCGGTCCTGCACATAGGCCTCGAAACCGCCGGTGTTGGACATGCCGGAGATCGGCGGCGGGTTGAAGGCCAGTACGATGCCGTCGTTGATGCCCATCATGCCTTTGCCGAACACGTCTTTCACCACCGCCATCGACGACAGCTGCGGGCTCTTGCGTTCATCCCAAGGCTTGAGAATGATGAAGGACACGCCGGCGTTGGACTTGTTGCCGCCGGTGAGGATGTCGAAGCCGGCGAAGGTCATCCGGTCCTTTATCGCCGGGTTCTTGGCCATCATGGCGTCCAGCTTGTCCATGGTGTCGGCGGTGCGGGTCAGCGAGGCGCCGTCCGGCAGGAAGGCCGCGGCCAGGATGTAGCCCTGGTCTTCGTCCGGCGCCAGGCTGGTCGGGATGATGCGGAACAGGCCGGCCGAGGTGGCGATCAGGCCGCCGAACAGCAGCACGGACAGCACGGCGCGCTTGTTGATGAAGGCCACGCCCTTGGCGTAACGGCTGGTCAGGCGGTCGAAACGGTTGTTGAACCATTCAAAGAAACGGTTCTGATGCTGGTGTTCCGACTTGAGGATCAGCGCGCACAGCGCCGGCGTCAGCGTCAGCGCCACGATGCCGGAGATCACCACCGATACGGCGATGGTCATCGCGAACTGCTTGTACATCTGGCCGGCGATGCCGCCGAGGAAGGCCACCGGAATGAATACCGAGCACAGCACCAGCACGATGGCCACCAGCGCGCCGGAGACTTCCTGCATCGCCTTGAAGCTGGCCTCGCGCGGCGACAAGCCTTCCTGCGTCATCAGGCGCTCGACGTTCTCCAGCACCACGATGGCGTCATCCACCACGATGCCGATGGCCAGCACCAGGCCGAACAGCGTCAAGGTGTTGATGGTGAAGCCGAACATATACATGCCGGCAAAGGTGCCGATGATGGATACCGGCACCGCCAGGCAGGGGATCAGCGTGGCGCGCCAGTTCTGCAGGAACAGGAATACCACCAGGAATACCAGCAGCATGGCTTCGCCCAGCGTGTGGTACACCTCCTTGATGGACACTTCCACGAACTTGGTGGTGTCGTAGGGAATGCCGAAGGACAGGCCTGTCGGGAAACCCTTGGACAGGCGCTGCATCTCGCTTTCCACCGCCTGCGCGGTGGCCAGCTGGTTGGCGCCCGGCGCCAGGAAGATGCCGATCGGAATGGTGGCCTTGCCGTTGTGCTTGCCGTGGAAGTCATAGGACAGCGCGCCCAGTTCCACGCGGGCCACATCCTTCAGCTTCACCGACGAGCCGTCCGGATTGGCGCGGATGATGATGTTTTCAAACTCTTCCGGTTCGGACAGGCGGCCCTGGGTGGTCACGGTGTAGGTGAACTCCAGTTTTTCCTGGGTGGGCTGCGCGCCCAGCTTGCCGGCGGCGAATTGCGAGTTCTGCTCGCGGATGGCGGCGGCCACGTCGCTGGGGGTCAGCTTGAGCTGGGCCAGCTTGTCCGGGCGCAGCCAGATCCGCATCGAGTAGTCCTGGCCGGCGAAGTTGACCACATCGCCCACGCCCGGCACCCGCTTCAGCTCGTCCACCACGTTCAACAGCGCGTAGTTGCTGATGAACAGCGTGTCGTGGCTGTTGTCGGGCGAGAATAGCGAGATCACCTGCAAGATGGTGGCCGACTTTTTGCGCACGTTCACGCCTTGGCGGCGCACTTCTTCCGGCAGCTGCGACAGCACCGATTGCACGCGGT
The Chromobacterium sp. IIBBL 290-4 DNA segment above includes these coding regions:
- a CDS encoding efflux transporter outer membrane subunit, with the translated sequence MLKRALIPAAVALALSACAVGPDYSRPKVELPAAQAGAPNPALSADWWQRFDDATLNQLIAEALKNNADLQLAAARVEQAAAQAGIARAALLPALNANAGYQSGRSSSQLASPGAPLVNDVRVANLTAAWELDLWGKLRRSNEAARASYAASRYDRDAAQLALSAQVAQTYFQLRAFDAQLDIAKRTLQSREESLRLQTKRFHGGLISELEQRQAEAEAAAARASVPQIARSLEQTETALGVLLGHSPKQLADGNLQRGKDINSLATPPDVPANLPSSLLERRPDVASSEQQLIAANARIGVAKAAYFPSISLTGALGSQSLSLDSLFTSATRTWSFAGNAAAPIFNFGATGYNVDAASAVQKQALAQYQKTVQTAFKDALDALAANSTSRDIVAAQTTQLNAVDRALKLAGLRYDNGYASYLDVLDAQRSSFQAQLNLVSAKLDRLNATISVYKALGGGWEASKP
- a CDS encoding efflux RND transporter permease subunit, encoding MFSAFFIRRPIFASVISIVIMLAGLAAIKALPIQQYPEIVPPVVNVTASYPGASAEVIANTVAAPLEQAINGVDDMLYVQSNSASNGTLSLSVSFKIGTNPDQATINVNNRVQSVLSQLPEEVRRQGVNVRKKSATILQVISLFSPDNSHDTLFISNYALLNVVDELKRVPGVGDVVNFAGQDYSMRIWLRPDKLAQLKLTPSDVAAAIREQNSQFAAGKLGAQPTQEKLEFTYTVTTQGRLSEPEEFENIIIRANPDGSSVKLKDVARVELGALSYDFHGKHNGKATIPIGIFLAPGANQLATAQAVESEMQRLSKGFPTGLSFGIPYDTTKFVEVSIKEVYHTLGEAMLLVFLVVFLFLQNWRATLIPCLAVPVSIIGTFAGMYMFGFTINTLTLFGLVLAIGIVVDDAIVVLENVERLMTQEGLSPREASFKAMQEVSGALVAIVLVLCSVFIPVAFLGGIAGQMYKQFAMTIAVSVVISGIVALTLTPALCALILKSEHQHQNRFFEWFNNRFDRLTSRYAKGVAFINKRAVLSVLLFGGLIATSAGLFRIIPTSLAPDEDQGYILAAAFLPDGASLTRTADTMDKLDAMMAKNPAIKDRMTFAGFDILTGGNKSNAGVSFIILKPWDERKSPQLSSMAVVKDVFGKGMMGINDGIVLAFNPPPISGMSNTGGFEAYVQDRAGRTPAELGEITKKLVAAAAKRPELKGVQTTFSASVPQVFVKLDRSKAKALGVPVNSVFDTMQSTFGALYVNDFNKFGRTFRVQLQSEAPFRTKVDDLRNVYVRSQAGQMIPLTALVNIEQTTGPETLERFNVFPAAKVVGGPAPGYSSGQALAALEDAARETLPEGYTLAWTGSAFQEKSTSGSSALVFGFGMIMVFLILAAQYERWSLPISVLMAVPFAVFGALMANWLRGLANDVYFQVALVTLIGLSAKNAILIVEFAVQKMEEGLDAMDAALEAARLRFRPIVMTSLAFVLGCVPLAISSGAGSASRHSIGTGVIGGMLSATFIATFFIPLFFILIMKLSKQNKPQQNAEAGGNADA
- a CDS encoding phage tail assembly chaperone — encoded protein: MAQYKLTARPDIVLNMETGATIPEGVWLWNQYQDWLAAGNTPLPVDLPDRGLLASQVRVQRDSHLFATEWLVQRHRDEIDLGRPATLNQETFNQLMAYRQALRDVPLQTGFPERVDWPKVPSCHGMN